The following coding sequences lie in one Salmo salar chromosome ssa13, Ssal_v3.1, whole genome shotgun sequence genomic window:
- the LOC106566941 gene encoding mitochondrial carrier homolog 1 isoform X3 — MVTPENLSGDTGGRREPLRFDQDASATAVDMDTAIVLLGAGVTAITHPLLYVKLLIQIGHEPLTPTVGTTMFGRKVLYLPGFFSYAQHIVRVDGKMGLFRGLSPRIMSSAISTMVRSKVKQAIPAEQAEHVSNRDDLKTSLRKVMKETSHEMVIQCLSRIATHPFHVISVRCMAQFVGREVKYRGLFSSITKIFNDEGVGGFFVGVVPHVLGEVIFLWCCNLLAHFINTYAVDDNVSMFSQAPAVRSYTKFVMGIAVSVLTYPFMLVADLMAVNNSWWLVFPLTLPSLSPGSTVGLI; from the exons ATGGTGACACCTGAGAACTTGTCTGGCGATACAGGTGGGCGAAGGGAGCCCCTCAGATTTGACCAGGATGCGTCCGCGACGGCCGTGGACATGGACACGGCAATCGTGCTTCTCGGAGCCGGGGTGACAGCGATCACACACCCGCTTCTGTACGTCAAACTGCTAattcag ATTGGACATGAGCCCCTCACCCCAACTGTTGGAACCACCATGTTTGGGAGGAAAGTGTTGTACCTACCTGGATTCTTCTCCTATG CACAGCACATCGTAAGGGTTGATGGAAAGATGGGACTCTTCCGAGGTCTATCCCCTCGTATAATGTCCAGTGCCATCTCCACCATGGTCCGGAGTAAAGTCAAACAG GCCATTCCAGCAGAGCAGGCGGAGCATGTATCGAACAGAGACGACTTGAAGACCTCCCTCAGGAAAGTGATGAAAGAG ACCTCACATGAGATGGTCATCCAGTGCCTGTCCAGAATAGCCACTCATCCCTTCCATG TGATCTCAGTGCGATGCATGGCTCAGTTTGTGGGGAGAGAAGTCAAGTACAG GGGGCTGTTCAGCAGCATCACCAAAATCTTCAACGATGAGGGCGTTGGGGGATTCTTTGT GGGGGTTGTGCCCCATGTCCTGGGTGAGGTCATCTTTCTGTGGTGTTGTAACCTCCTGGCCCACTTCATCAACACCTACGCCGTGGACGACAATGTAAGCATG TTCAGCCAAGCCCCAGCAGTGAGAAGCTACACCAAGTTTGTGATGGGG ATTGCAGTGAGTGTGTTGACGTACCCATTTATGCTGGTGGCAGACCTGATGGCAGTTAACAACT
- the LOC106566941 gene encoding mitochondrial carrier homolog 1 isoform X4: MVTPENLSGDTGGRREPLRFDQDASATAVDMDTAIVLLGAGVTAITHPLLYVKLLIQIGHEPLTPTVGTTMFGRKVLYLPGFFSYAQHIVRVDGKMGLFRGLSPRIMSSAISTMVRSKVKQAIPAEQAEHVSNRDDLKTSLRKVMKETSHEMVIQCLSRIATHPFHVISVRCMAQFVGREVKYRGLFSSITKIFNDEGVGGFFVGVVPHVLGEVIFLWCCNLLAHFINTYAVDDNFSQAPAVRSYTKFVMGIAVSVLTYPFMLVADLMAVNNSWWLVFPLTLPSLSPGSTVGLI; the protein is encoded by the exons ATGGTGACACCTGAGAACTTGTCTGGCGATACAGGTGGGCGAAGGGAGCCCCTCAGATTTGACCAGGATGCGTCCGCGACGGCCGTGGACATGGACACGGCAATCGTGCTTCTCGGAGCCGGGGTGACAGCGATCACACACCCGCTTCTGTACGTCAAACTGCTAattcag ATTGGACATGAGCCCCTCACCCCAACTGTTGGAACCACCATGTTTGGGAGGAAAGTGTTGTACCTACCTGGATTCTTCTCCTATG CACAGCACATCGTAAGGGTTGATGGAAAGATGGGACTCTTCCGAGGTCTATCCCCTCGTATAATGTCCAGTGCCATCTCCACCATGGTCCGGAGTAAAGTCAAACAG GCCATTCCAGCAGAGCAGGCGGAGCATGTATCGAACAGAGACGACTTGAAGACCTCCCTCAGGAAAGTGATGAAAGAG ACCTCACATGAGATGGTCATCCAGTGCCTGTCCAGAATAGCCACTCATCCCTTCCATG TGATCTCAGTGCGATGCATGGCTCAGTTTGTGGGGAGAGAAGTCAAGTACAG GGGGCTGTTCAGCAGCATCACCAAAATCTTCAACGATGAGGGCGTTGGGGGATTCTTTGT GGGGGTTGTGCCCCATGTCCTGGGTGAGGTCATCTTTCTGTGGTGTTGTAACCTCCTGGCCCACTTCATCAACACCTACGCCGTGGACGACAAT TTCAGCCAAGCCCCAGCAGTGAGAAGCTACACCAAGTTTGTGATGGGG ATTGCAGTGAGTGTGTTGACGTACCCATTTATGCTGGTGGCAGACCTGATGGCAGTTAACAACT